In Fimbriiglobus ruber, a genomic segment contains:
- a CDS encoding HAD-IA family hydrolase, with product MPYRLVLFDFDGTLADSLPVALAVFNGLAPRFNLRPIVDLDAARGTPTRQLLKQMGVSFWKLPRLIRAFQEAAADHMDALKLHTGLGPVLGQLRADGYRLGILSSNREDNIRRCLRANSVESHFDFVVGYPKLFGKAKALRRILRAHHVDRADVLFVGDELRDLEAGRKVRVSTAAVTWGFHAESLLTAGGATYLVRNPDELLTVAGKGRAAL from the coding sequence ATGCCGTACCGCCTCGTGCTGTTCGACTTCGACGGCACCCTCGCCGACTCGCTCCCCGTCGCGCTGGCCGTGTTCAACGGCCTCGCTCCGCGGTTCAATCTCCGGCCGATCGTTGACCTCGACGCCGCGCGGGGCACGCCGACGCGGCAGTTGTTGAAGCAGATGGGCGTGTCGTTCTGGAAACTCCCGCGGCTCATCCGCGCGTTCCAGGAGGCGGCCGCAGACCACATGGACGCCCTCAAACTCCACACGGGCTTGGGCCCGGTTCTCGGGCAACTTCGGGCCGATGGCTACCGGTTGGGGATCTTGTCCTCGAACCGCGAAGACAACATCCGCCGGTGCCTTCGGGCGAACTCGGTCGAGTCGCACTTCGATTTCGTGGTCGGGTATCCGAAGCTGTTCGGCAAGGCCAAAGCACTCCGCCGCATCCTCCGGGCCCACCATGTGGATCGCGCGGACGTGCTATTCGTGGGTGACGAACTGCGCGACTTGGAAGCGGGACGGAAGGTCCGCGTTTCCACGGCCGCCGTGACCTGGGGATTTCATGCGGAATCGCTGCTGACGGCCGGCGGAGCCACATATCTTGTGCGCAATCCGGACGAGTTGCTGACCGTGGCCGGGAAAGGGCGGGCGGCTCTGTGA
- the aroC gene encoding chorismate synthase — MAGNTFGKLFRVTTAGVSHGPGYLCIIDGCPAGLPLSVEDLLPDIRRRKPGQSKLTTQRKEDDLPEIWSGVFEGKTDGTPIGLVFRNGDQRSGDYGDIKDKYRPGHADYTFDAKYGFRDYRGGGRSSARETVCRVAAGAVAKKLLAREGIRVLGYVKQVGSVVADIPDPTAVTLEQVESNDVRCPEPDAAAKMIALIDEARMDRDSIGGVSELVAVGVPPGLGEPVFDKLKADLGKALLSLPAVLAFEYGNGFRCAEMRGSENNDVFVPTSGEGDSSPTIRTETNRHGGMLGGISSGEPIVCRVAIKPTSSIPRSQRTVTREGEATEILVKGRHDPCLLPRFVPMGEAMVALVLIDHLMRAKCGRLSG, encoded by the coding sequence ATGGCAGGTAACACGTTCGGCAAACTCTTCCGGGTCACCACCGCCGGGGTCAGTCACGGCCCGGGGTATCTGTGCATCATCGACGGCTGCCCGGCCGGGCTCCCGCTGTCGGTGGAAGACCTCCTCCCGGACATCCGGCGGCGCAAGCCGGGGCAGTCGAAGCTGACCACCCAGCGCAAGGAAGACGACCTGCCGGAAATCTGGTCCGGCGTCTTCGAGGGCAAGACCGACGGCACGCCCATCGGCCTCGTCTTCCGCAACGGCGACCAGCGGAGTGGTGACTACGGGGACATCAAGGACAAGTACCGCCCCGGTCACGCGGACTACACGTTCGACGCGAAGTACGGCTTCCGCGACTACCGCGGCGGCGGCCGGTCGAGCGCGCGGGAGACGGTCTGCCGGGTCGCGGCCGGGGCCGTCGCGAAAAAGCTGCTCGCCCGCGAGGGCATCCGCGTCCTCGGGTACGTGAAGCAGGTCGGCTCCGTCGTCGCCGACATCCCCGACCCGACCGCGGTGACGCTGGAGCAGGTCGAGTCGAATGACGTCCGCTGTCCGGAACCGGACGCCGCGGCGAAGATGATCGCCCTGATCGATGAAGCCCGCATGGACCGCGACTCGATCGGCGGCGTGTCGGAACTGGTCGCGGTGGGCGTCCCCCCCGGCCTCGGCGAACCCGTCTTCGACAAACTCAAGGCCGACCTGGGCAAGGCCCTGCTCTCGCTCCCGGCAGTCCTGGCGTTCGAGTACGGCAACGGCTTCCGGTGCGCGGAGATGCGCGGCAGCGAGAACAACGACGTGTTCGTGCCCACCTCGGGCGAGGGTGACTCGTCGCCCACAATCCGCACCGAGACGAACCGCCACGGCGGCATGCTCGGCGGCATTTCCAGCGGCGAGCCGATCGTCTGCCGGGTAGCCATCAAGCCGACCAGCAGCATCCCCCGCAGCCAGCGCACTGTCACCCGCGAGGGCGAGGCGACCGAGATTCTGGTCAAGGGCCGCCACGACCCCTGCCTGTTGCCCCGCTTCGTCCCGATGGGCGAGGCGATGGTGGCCCTGGTGCTTATCGATCACCTTATGCGGGCGAAGTGCGGCCGATTGAGTGGGTAG